GATTATATAAAGTTGATGAAGATGTAGAAAATAGTTTGTCAAAACTACATCAAATTGAACAAGAAACAGGATTAACAATAGAGCAAGTAAAAGATATTAATCGTCGTATGTCTATTGGAGAAGCTAAAGCTCGAAGAGCTAAAAAAGAAATGGTTGAAGCTAATCTTCGTTTAGTTATATCTATTGCCAAAAAATATACAAATAGAGGGTTGCAGTTTCTAGATTTAATACAAGAGGGCAATATTGGATTGATGAAAGCTGTGGATAAATTTGAGTATCGTCGAGGTTATAAATTTTCCACTTACGCTACTTGGTGGATTCGTCAAGCAATTACTAGATCGATAGCCGATCAAGCGCGTACCATCCGAATCCCAGTTCATATGATAGAAACTATTAATAAACTTAATCGAGTTTCTCGACAAATGTTGCAAGAGATAGGGCATGAACCAACACCAGAAGAACTAGCTGAGCGTATGCTTATGTCAGAAGATAAAATTAGAAAAGTATTAAAAATTGCTAAAGAACCTATTTCTATGGAAACTCCTATAGGAGATGACGAAGATTCTCACCTTGGAGATTTTATTGAAGATACCAATCATGATTTACCTTTAGATTCAGCAACTTCAGATAATTTGCGCACTGCTACTCATGATGTACTCGCTGGACTGACCCCAAGAGAAGCAAAAGTATTACGTATGCGATTTGGTATTGATATGAATACTGATCATACTCTAGAAGAAGTGGGCAAACAATTTGATGTAACTCGCGAACGTATTCGCCAAATAGAGGCAAAAGCTTTAAGAAAATTACGTCATCCTAGTCGATCTGAAATTTTGAGAAGCTTTTTGGATGATTAAGTAAAAATTTCAGAAGCATGATTCATCATTTTTTATAATCATGATATTATATAATTTTATGGATACGTTATTCGATACACAACATCAGAATGTTAGTTATTTTAATTGTAAAATATGATATACATGATAGTAATCAGATATACTAGTAAATAAAAAATACAAATATAGTAACAATTAAAATTAATAACAACTCTATTATTACATACTATAATAGTACATGCGTGATATTGTGTGTTTAATAAAACAAGTTGTTATGCGCATAGACAAGATGATGATGAACACAAACTCAATTGTTATCATTACAAACAAACCAAGGCCCCTTAGCTCAGATCGGTTAGAGCAGGCGACTCATAATCGCTTGGTCGCTGGTTCAAATCCAGCAGGGGTCATTACTTTTCAATAAAAAGTAATTTCATCAAATCAATCTTCATGCTTTATTGAAAAATGAAGATCTTATTCTTACAAGATCAACACCATACCAAAATGGTCGTATATCGATGATTTTCAAATAAAATAATAAATCTATATTTTTATCTTCTTATTTAATAAGAATAAGTAATTTTTCATTACATATCATAACATATATAAAAACATTCTAATCGTTCTAAAAAAAAACCTAAAACAATAAATATAAATACCCACACAAATGAACTGATCCAATTAAATAATTGAAAACGAAAAGAACTTAATCCAGATATTCCTGCAATAATAGGTAATACTGTTCGCACAAATGCTATAAAGCGACCAATAAAAAGCGCAGACAATCCATACCTATTCATTATATAATTCGCTCTTTGATAAAATTTATTAGGTAACAAAGATAACCAGCGTTTAAAAATTTTATTATTCTCCAAAAATTTACCTTGTAAATAACTAATCCAACTACCCAAGCTGACAGCTATTGTTAAAATTCCTAAAGTAACGGTAAAATTCAAAATACCTTTTGCGATCAATACTCCTAATATCACTAACAAACTATCCCCAGGCAAAAAAACAGCCGGAATAATAGCATTTTCTAAAAAAAGAATAAGAAATGCTAATGAATAAATAGCTAATACCAACCTCACATTAGGAAATAATACAAGATTATTTTGCCATACTACATGTATCAATTCTTTTAAAATATTCATTACTTATTGAATTCCATTCACAAATTTTCAAAGTCAATTATATTGAATTTAACATATTTAACCTAATTAAATGAATTTTTACATAACAGTTTGAACATACCATTCTATTAAAAATAAAAATAACACTTTCATTCCATTTGAGAATCAATAATTCTCAATTAATTACTATAACTCTCAATTTTTTAGAAAATCATTATACAAATAACCAATTTATAATTTTTTATAACATATAACAACATGTACTGTTTATATCTATTTACATTTTTCATGTAATAAATTACTACTTATAAATATTACTATTATTTTACTCTTACCACATGTAGCATTAAATACATCATGTATTTTAATAATTAATTAAATCTTCAAAACTTAACTTAAAATATGCAAAAAATATCTATTCTAACAAATCAAAACTATTTCTTTATCAGATATACCATTCTTATAATAACTCATCATGATTACAAATCATTGTAATCGCCATCTAAATATTATTGTCGATCAATCTTTCTCTGAAAAACATTATCTTAACATTTAGTGTTACTACACATATCTTTATCATGAAAACAACGATCACACACGATGATTATATTTGACTTTTAACAAGGAGTTAACCGATAAGCCGGGTTCTGTCTTGGACAATCATTCATCTAAACTAATGTTCACACGATAGTTTCAGCAGCCTACCCAAGTTCAGTACGGACCATACTGTAGAACTTCTATTTAGCCTTGCTCCGAGTGGAGTTTACATAACACGAATTGTTACCAATTCGAATGGTGTGCTCTTACCACCCCTTTTCACCCTTACCTATAATTTCTATAATTTATTATAAAATAATTATAGGCGGTTTTCTTTCTGTTGCACTTGTCGTAGATTCACATCTCCCAGGCGTTACCTGGCACCCTGTCCTATGGAGCCCGGACTTTCCTCCCCCTCATTTGTAATCACACCGACTATCTTTAAGTACTATAAATACAAAGAAGCAGCGATTGTCTAGTCAACTCCTCAAAATATTATAACCATGCCTTCTTTGCTAAGTCATCAATCAAATCACATCGCATGTTTAATTTTATTTAATTTTTTCATCTAGATACTTCTTATAAAGCGTATTCTTTTTTACACCATATATATATCCCGCCAAAGTTGCGGCTCTTTTCAAAGGTAACTCGGATGCTAATAATCGCATGACATGAAGTATTTTTGGGGATAATTCATTCTTTTTCAAATCATTTCCTGCTACAACTAAAACTATTTCTCCTTGAATTCGAGAATTATCTTTTTGAACCCAAGATAATAATTGACCAATAGGAGCACCATAAATAGATTCCCATATTTTAGTTAATTCTCGAGCTATCACAACATAACGCTCTAACCCGAAAACACTAGCCATATCTTTTAAAGTATCTATTATACGATGTTTTACATCGTAAAAAATTAATGTACGTGATTCTTCTGATAAATCTCGCAAACGTCCTATACGTAAATTATGTTTATGCGGTAGAAATCCTTCAAAACAAAAACGATCCGGTGGTAAACCAGATCCACACAATGCAGTAATAGCAGCACATGGGCCAGGTAATGGAATAATTCTAATTTTTAATTTCTGACAAGATTGTACCAAACAATATCCTGGATCATTAATCAATGGAGTACCTGCATCAGACACTAAAGCGATACTTAATCCTTCCTGTAGTTTCGATATTAGCATTGGTATTTTTTTGAATTCATTGTACTGATGTAATGTACATAAGGATGTATGAATAGAAAAACAATCTAATAATATACGAGTACGACGTGTATCCTCCACAGCAATACAGTCTACTTGACGTAATACTGACAAAGCCCGACACGTAATGTCTTGCAAATTTCCAATAGGAGTTGGTACTATATACAATGCAGATGCAAAACTGGGTATCGATGGCAACATATTCTTCACATATCAACATCTACTACGATAGACATTATATTTATAAAATAAACAACAACATCTATGGATTATTTATAAAAGATTCAATATCAATTTATCAGTCTAATATGTAATTTTTATAAAAAACAAACAAATCGATCTCATTATCTGTAGTAACTAAATCACACTATTAATAAATAAATGATATTACATCTAATTAATTAATTAATATTAATTTAAAAAATTTAATACATTTCTGGCTTGAAATTATCAAATGATATTTTTAATGTATTTGATAATATTAAATAATAATAATTCCTTAATTATCATATAATTTATCAAATAAACTTCATCAATATTATACATTCTAAAAACAAATTGTAAACATAATTAAATACTAAAAATAATCTTATAGATATATTTTACTTTTGTACATAAACCTTGATGCATGTATCATACCGTATCTATTAACATAATTACTATCATTAGCCCTATCTTTTAAAACAATGTATTTACAAATAAGTCTATTTATAAACTTGATAATAAAAATTAATACTGGTATTATATTTACTGATCCGAGCACATGAATGCGTGTAAATGAACATTAAATATTATATATCACAGATATTATTAATTTTATTTGCAACATTAATGTTGCAAGCTTGTTGCTCAAGTATGTTGGCTATTGGAACTGCTGCATTCATAACCACTGCATGGAATGATCCTCGTACTATAGGTACTCAGTTGGATGATAAGATTTTAGAAGCTCACATTGCTCATGCTCTTAATCAAAACAAACATATTACAAAATCATCAAGAATAAAAAATACCGTATATCAAGGTAATGTGCTATTGACCGGACAAACTCCTGCCATTTCTTTCGCTGAAGAAACAATAAAAATAGTAAAAAAAATCAATGGAACAAAAAATGTTTATAATGCAATTCGTCAAGATAAACCAATATCTGTACAATCCATTTGCACAGATGCTTGGATCAGCACTCAAATACGCTTAAATTTGTTTATAAAAAAGAATATACATGTTTCCAACGTTAAAATAATTACAGAAAATAAAGAAGTATTTCTTTTAGGACAAGTTACTCAAGAAGAAGGTAGATACGCTGAAAAAATTGCAAGCTCAATAAACGGCATAAAAAATGTGTTTACTGCTTTTTCTTATATTTCCTAAATATAGTACCACACATAAATTATGTATAGCCCACCATCATCACTATTTCCTATATTTTTTATACTTTTTATGTGCCTGAAATGTAAACAGAGCCTGCTAATATCACACAAAAACATTTAATAATCATAACGAATATTATCATTAGTATCTATACACAAACTATATAACGATTTTCATTGTAAAACATATTACACATATTTACTTTATTCAAAGTACCACCGAAAAGAGCGAAAATTAGTAATACTTTTATCGATCAGCTTTCAAACATTTTTAATTCTATACTGTACTCTTTGTTTAAAGATATAATCAAATTTAAAAAATATATTTCGAATCCTTTAATAAAATATCTAGTTTTCAAAACTAATAATATATTGATAGAATATAAGATGCGATTCATACAACTTATTTTGAAATAATAACAATCATTAAAATAAACAATCCCTCTTATAAACACATCTCTTCTGATACATTACCGCTATCTTCACATCAATTAAACTATTACCAGTCAAATAAATGAGGATAAATACATAAAATTCATATTAAATGAATTTACATTGTCATCGAACTAATTAAATAAATATAAGTAATATTATTAATACTTCTTTGCAAATTAGTATAATATTGTTCTTACCAAAAATGTTTTCACTTACATTAAAATTAAACTAATTTATATTTCTGTTAAGAATACGCAATGTATTGTTATAGTAAAATGATTTCATCCATATGAAATAAAAAACAAAAAATAACTATTGGTATCAAAAAAAAATTAATCATTACGATATAACTACTATTAAAACAAAACCATTTGGAAGATACCTGATATACCCAAATAAACAATTTATATAAAATAACGAAGAGATATCTACTATCATAGATAGTAAAGGATTATATCCTTCTACAATGAACAGATACTAATTAGTAATCGTTTTAAAATCATTCTCAAATAAACATGAAAAACTATAATAGTACCTATAGTTTTTTACAACTATTCGTTCAGTTAAGATTGTTATCTTTTCGACATTTCAACATAAAATAGTTAGTTAAGTCAGTTTTAAACATTATGCCATCTCTAGATTTAAATTAAAATCTACAACAGTAAATAAAAAAAATAAAAACATCAATCCTCATTCTATTTAAAGGTACACATTCACCCATTGTAATCAATGTTTGTTTAAGATTCTTAAAATTTTTATAACACAACAAACATAATGTCACTAACGTCATCATCGACCACATCTGTAAGGTTATAGAAAATACTTATTACATTTGTTATGTTTTATAAAAATTTTATACATAATTGTGGAGAAACATTCTAAAATACATTTTTATCATTATTAAAATATTTAACGCTTTGAAAACTGAGGACGCCTTCGTGCTTTGCGTAAACCCACCTTCTTTCTTTCTACTTCTCTAGAATCTCTAGTAACTAATCCAACTGATCGCAATACACTGCGTAATTTCTCATCATACTGCAATAATGCACGTGTCATTCCATGACATATCGCTCCAGCCTGACCAGACATACCTCCACCTTTTACAGTGATATAAACATCTAATTTATTTAGTAAATTAGTAATTTTTAAGGGCCTGATAATGATTGACTGTATGTTATGTTTAGGAAAATATTGATCTAATTCACGTTTATTTATAATAACTTTTCCATTACCTATCCCAGACCTAATAAACACTCGAGCGGAAGCAGTTTTTCGTCGTCCAGTACCATAATATTGATTTAAATTCATACTTTATTTCCATTGTTATTTCTCATTATTAACAATCTATAAATTGAGGTTCTTGAGCAGCATGCACATGCGCATTGCCCGAATACACTCTAAGTCTAGAGTACATCATACGACCCAAAGGACCTTTCGGTAACATACCTTTTACTGAAATTTCAATTATCTTTTCAGGGTATCTATTTATCATTCCTTTAAAATTCAATTGCTTAATACCTCCAATATATCCCGTATGATGATAGTATATTTTATCATCACGTTTATGCCCACTTACAGACACCTCTTTTGCATTTACAACAATAACGTAATCTCCGGTATCGATATGAGGAGTATATTCTATTTTATGCTTACCAATTAAATATCTAGTGATTACAGTAGATAAACGACCAAGTATTTTATTCTTAGCATCAATAATATGCCATTTTCGTCTAATTAAATGTGATTTTGCCATAAAAGTTTTCATCAACATAAAACCTCACTCAATATAAAAAATTTAACCATATTAACTAAACATAAAATAATGAATTCAATATGCCAAATAAGATACTTGATTAATATCAGCATATATACTACCATTGAACATTAAAATTGTTATATCATAATACCTTTTGAACCTATAAAACAGTATAAATTGGTACTACTTCAAACAATGTCTCAATCCATATATTATAGATTAACTAAAAGTAAATTAGTTGATGTGATAAGATATATTGTATCATCATTCTATTTCTAGAATCACTCTAATATTTATTTCAAAATAAATACTCAAATAGATACCTATCTACTTACTTTATAACATTCTGTATGAATATTTATTGATAAAGAAAACTAAGTAGAATAAAATTCTACTAAATCACGTATATATTAGATAATCGATAATTGGGATTATTAACTTTGAATATATTATACGATAACATAAACATATGCAAAATTATGTATTAAATCAATTAACATACGAAAACAAACACATTAAATAAAATAAATTTAGGGGTGTTATTATGATATGGATGTGTATATTCATAAGTTTAATAATCGGAATAATTATAGGGGGATCTATAATGTATTACAAAGCACGCTATTTACTACATGATCAAAAAACTTTATATAACGAACTACAGGATAAAAAAATTAAACTGAATGAATACCAAAAAGAACTAAGTAATCACTTTGTTTATACTATAGAATTACTAAACAAAATGGCAGATGATTATCGTCATTTATACCATAGCGTTAAAAAAAGTGCTAATTTTTTTTTACCAAATACACATATACAAGATAATATACACGCGTTTAATATAAAAAAAACAACCATAAAAAACGAACAATTACCAATAGTAGAAGCACCACTAGATTATTCCAGTAATGTAGAAGATACTATAAAAAAATCATGATATTAAACAATATAAGGCAACTTTCATTATTCTACATAAGCTATTTGACGTCATATACTATATACAGCATGTGTAATATAGTAACTCATCATCCACCTAAATCTATTCTAGACAATTAAAAGTTATTACCTAGAATAATAAAATTGGAGCTTGTATTTTTAGTTGTTAAAATTTATGAATATTTAAACAATACTATTTCTTGATTACAATATAACTAACTTAATTAATTACCTATGAAGATAACACATTTCCTGAACATATTGAGTATATTATTTACATTGGGAATGTCATATGCTGGGTCTTCTATAAATCATACAACATTTTCTACAGAAATGTCGGAATGCTTTCCGAGTTTAGCGCCCATGTTAGATACAGTGCTGCCAGCAGTAGTAAGTGTGCATGTAGAAGGCATTCAACCTGCAAGGAGGCTGACATTACCTAAAGAATTTAAATATTTTTTTGGACCAGATATCCCTGGAGGAAATTTTGGATCTAGACCATTCGAAGGACTAGGATCAGGAGTAATTATTAACGCTAACAAAGGATACATTATCACCAATAACCATGTTGTCAACGGTGCAGATAAAATTAAAATACAACTTAACGATGGTCGAGAGTTTAATGCCAAATTGGTAGGACATGATGAACAAACTGACTTAGCATTGCTTCAATTATTAAAATTTAAAAATCTCTCTGAAATAAAAATAGCTGATTCTGATATTTTAAAAGTTGGTGATTTTGCTGTTGCGATTGGTAATCCTTTTGGATTAGGTCAAACAGCAACTTCTGGAATTATATCAGCATTAGGAAGGAGTGGTTTAAACCTTGAAGGATTAGAAAACTTTATACAAACTGATGCCTCTATAAATAGAGGAAATTCTGGAGGAGCTCTAGTGAACTTACATGGAGAATTAATTGGAATTAATACTGCTATTTTAGCGCCTGGGGGAGGAAATATTGGTATTGGTTTCGCTATTCCTAGCAACATCGTGAAAAATTTAAGTCAACAATTAATCGAATTTGGAGAAGTAAAACGAGGACAATTAGGAATAAAAGGTACAGAATTAACTGCCGATATCGCTAAAGCACTTAATATCGACGCACAACGTGGAGCATTTGTTAGCGAAGTTCTACCGGGAACTGCAGCCTCCAAAGCAAATATTAAAGCAGGAGATATTATTGTATCCATAGAAGGAAAACCAATAAAAAATTTTGCAGAATTAAGGGTGAAAATTGGTACTACTACTCCAGGTAAAATTATAAAACTAGGATTGTTACGAGATGGGAAAATACAAACAGTATCAGTGCTATTAGATGATAGCACTTCTGTAAGTACCAGCGAAGAAATGTTAACTCCAGCATTACAAGGGGCTTCTCTAAGCAATGGATCTTCAAAAGATGGAACAAAAGGAGTACGAGTTGAAGATATAGTAAAAGATTCTCCAGCTTACTCTATTGGTCTTCAAAAAGGCGACTTAATCGTCGGATTAAATCGCACGAAAGTACACAATTTATCTCAATTACGTAAAATTTTAAACGAAAAACCATCAGTTATAGCGCTGAATATTATGCGTGGAGATACAAGTATATTTTTACTACTTCGTTAAGTTTAATCTACTTTAAACAACAACACAACTAATAAATAATTAATTAACCTATATTATATACCATTAAATAATTTTAACAAAGATTCCCATATAAACTCTAATTATTTAATATAATTAAATAACATAAAAACATATATTTCAACAAGAAGATCACTCAAAAAACGCAATTTAAAATTGCTACACTCAATAAAACAGTTATTTATTAGTAACTCGTTCAATATGAGCTCCCATATGTTTTAACTTTTTTTCAATATGATCATATCCACGATCAATATGATATACACAATCCACTATTGTCAACCCTTCAGCAATACAACCAGCTAATACTAAACTTGCAGAAGCCCGTAAGTCCGTGGCCATAACTTGAGCACCGATTAATGAATCAACACCGTGACACACAATCATATTATTTGATATTTTAACACGAGCTCCCATACGAACAAGTTCTGGTACGTGCATAAACCTATTTTCAAATATAGTTTCTACAATTTTTCCCGTTCCTTCAGAAACTATA
This sequence is a window from Blochmannia endosymbiont of Camponotus sp. C-003. Protein-coding genes within it:
- a CDS encoding DedA family protein, with amino-acid sequence MNILKELIHVVWQNNLVLFPNVRLVLAIYSLAFLILFLENAIIPAVFLPGDSLLVILGVLIAKGILNFTVTLGILTIAVSLGSWISYLQGKFLENNKIFKRWLSLLPNKFYQRANYIMNRYGLSALFIGRFIAFVRTVLPIIAGISGLSSFRFQLFNWISSFVWVFIFIVLGFFLERLECFYICYDM
- the rsmI gene encoding 16S rRNA (cytidine(1402)-2'-O)-methyltransferase, whose protein sequence is MLPSIPSFASALYIVPTPIGNLQDITCRALSVLRQVDCIAVEDTRRTRILLDCFSIHTSLCTLHQYNEFKKIPMLISKLQEGLSIALVSDAGTPLINDPGYCLVQSCQKLKIRIIPLPGPCAAITALCGSGLPPDRFCFEGFLPHKHNLRIGRLRDLSEESRTLIFYDVKHRIIDTLKDMASVFGLERYVVIARELTKIWESIYGAPIGQLLSWVQKDNSRIQGEIVLVVAGNDLKKNELSPKILHVMRLLASELPLKRAATLAGYIYGVKKNTLYKKYLDEKIK
- the dolP gene encoding division/outer membrane stress-associated lipid-binding lipoprotein, with product MNIKYYISQILLILFATLMLQACCSSMLAIGTAAFITTAWNDPRTIGTQLDDKILEAHIAHALNQNKHITKSSRIKNTVYQGNVLLTGQTPAISFAEETIKIVKKINGTKNVYNAIRQDKPISVQSICTDAWISTQIRLNLFIKKNIHVSNVKIITENKEVFLLGQVTQEEGRYAEKIASSINGIKNVFTAFSYIS
- the rpsI gene encoding 30S ribosomal protein S9, giving the protein MNLNQYYGTGRRKTASARVFIRSGIGNGKVIINKRELDQYFPKHNIQSIIIRPLKITNLLNKLDVYITVKGGGMSGQAGAICHGMTRALLQYDEKLRSVLRSVGLVTRDSREVERKKVGLRKARRRPQFSKR
- the rplM gene encoding 50S ribosomal protein L13, whose amino-acid sequence is MKTFMAKSHLIRRKWHIIDAKNKILGRLSTVITRYLIGKHKIEYTPHIDTGDYVIVVNAKEVSVSGHKRDDKIYYHHTGYIGGIKQLNFKGMINRYPEKIIEISVKGMLPKGPLGRMMYSRLRVYSGNAHVHAAQEPQFIDC
- a CDS encoding YhcB family protein, with product MCIFISLIIGIIIGGSIMYYKARYLLHDQKTLYNELQDKKIKLNEYQKELSNHFVYTIELLNKMADDYRHLYHSVKKSANFFLPNTHIQDNIHAFNIKKTTIKNEQLPIVEAPLDYSSNVEDTIKKS
- a CDS encoding Do family serine endopeptidase, translating into MKITHFLNILSILFTLGMSYAGSSINHTTFSTEMSECFPSLAPMLDTVLPAVVSVHVEGIQPARRLTLPKEFKYFFGPDIPGGNFGSRPFEGLGSGVIINANKGYIITNNHVVNGADKIKIQLNDGREFNAKLVGHDEQTDLALLQLLKFKNLSEIKIADSDILKVGDFAVAIGNPFGLGQTATSGIISALGRSGLNLEGLENFIQTDASINRGNSGGALVNLHGELIGINTAILAPGGGNIGIGFAIPSNIVKNLSQQLIEFGEVKRGQLGIKGTELTADIAKALNIDAQRGAFVSEVLPGTAASKANIKAGDIIVSIEGKPIKNFAELRVKIGTTTPGKIIKLGLLRDGKIQTVSVLLDDSTSVSTSEEMLTPALQGASLSNGSSKDGTKGVRVEDIVKDSPAYSIGLQKGDLIVGLNRTKVHNLSQLRKILNEKPSVIALNIMRGDTSIFLLLR